A section of the Elizabethkingia anophelis R26 genome encodes:
- a CDS encoding glycoside hydrolase family 2 protein — translation MLNHFNKALLLTMLSSASVAYSQRVTEDFNKDWKFFQPRNETFNFNFDNGQDFKPSNIDLWESVTLPHTFNKDDMQRDNNFYTGNVLYQKKFTLSDAQKNKRTFLKFEGVGSVAKLYINNKFIGEHKGGYSQFAYEITNSVNYGKENVLTVIANNQARKDVIPVNQFLFPIYGGIYRPVSMITTNKTNFVVTDYAAPGIFISQKNVSAKSADIEIKAKLETTEKTIQNAILETSVINKDGKTVAIVKNPVNISPQGTTYVTQNINLKNPHLWDGVRDPYLYTVSSKIIVNGVDTDVLKQNLGVRTVEVIPGKGFFLNGKHYPMHGVSRHQDEWGYGSALSYEQHKRDMDLMKEMGVTTIRLAHYQQAPQMYELADQYGFLVWAEIPFVNAVSYQENDNAKQQMTELVKQNYNHPSIYIWGVHNEVYSKTKDEQVPVLSRQLSDIAKTIDPYRMTGAVNGYNQVDRPENLTTDIQGINHYFGWYGGKIGDLENWAQGLEKNFAQYKVILTEYGADGNMDIGAEEVKQPADVVSGKSFPENYQTETHIQQWAIIEKHPQIAASYVWNMFEFAVPMWNRGGVNARNLKGLITFDRKRKKDSFYWYKANWNPEPMLYLANRRDNMRKNPVTKIQAFSNLKDVKIIVNGKEYPAKNGVNAKHWVIENAQLQKGANTIKAIGKSGGKELTDEMTWTLE, via the coding sequence ATGTTGAATCATTTTAACAAGGCACTGTTACTTACAATGCTTTCATCTGCCTCTGTAGCCTATTCTCAGAGAGTCACAGAAGATTTCAATAAAGACTGGAAATTCTTCCAGCCAAGGAACGAAACTTTTAATTTTAACTTCGATAACGGACAGGATTTCAAGCCATCCAATATAGATCTTTGGGAAAGTGTTACGCTTCCCCATACTTTTAACAAAGATGATATGCAGCGGGATAATAACTTTTATACCGGAAATGTATTATATCAGAAAAAATTTACACTAAGTGATGCACAAAAAAATAAAAGAACATTTCTGAAATTTGAAGGAGTAGGAAGTGTTGCAAAACTTTATATCAACAATAAATTTATCGGAGAACATAAAGGAGGATATTCCCAGTTTGCTTATGAAATTACCAACTCGGTAAATTACGGTAAAGAAAATGTACTGACAGTTATTGCCAATAACCAGGCTCGCAAAGATGTAATTCCTGTTAATCAGTTCCTATTCCCTATTTATGGAGGCATTTACCGTCCGGTAAGTATGATTACAACTAATAAAACCAATTTTGTGGTAACGGATTATGCTGCACCCGGAATATTTATTAGCCAGAAAAATGTATCTGCGAAAAGTGCAGATATAGAAATAAAAGCAAAACTCGAAACTACTGAGAAAACGATTCAGAATGCTATACTGGAGACTTCTGTTATTAATAAGGATGGTAAAACCGTAGCGATCGTAAAAAATCCTGTGAACATAAGTCCACAGGGAACTACTTACGTTACCCAGAATATTAATCTGAAGAATCCGCATCTTTGGGATGGTGTGCGCGATCCTTACTTGTATACCGTATCCTCCAAAATTATAGTTAATGGTGTGGATACAGATGTTCTAAAGCAGAATCTTGGTGTAAGAACTGTAGAGGTAATTCCCGGAAAAGGTTTCTTTCTGAATGGAAAGCATTATCCTATGCATGGTGTTTCCCGTCATCAGGATGAATGGGGATATGGTTCGGCATTGTCTTACGAGCAGCATAAAAGAGATATGGACCTGATGAAGGAAATGGGCGTTACAACTATTCGTTTGGCTCATTACCAGCAAGCCCCGCAGATGTATGAACTGGCAGACCAGTACGGTTTTCTTGTATGGGCAGAAATTCCTTTCGTAAATGCTGTTTCTTATCAGGAGAATGACAATGCGAAACAGCAAATGACGGAATTGGTGAAGCAAAATTACAATCACCCTTCTATATATATATGGGGTGTACATAACGAGGTCTATTCCAAAACTAAAGACGAACAGGTTCCTGTATTGTCGCGCCAGCTAAGTGATATTGCAAAAACAATAGACCCATACCGAATGACAGGTGCAGTAAATGGGTATAATCAGGTAGACAGACCGGAAAATCTCACAACTGATATTCAGGGAATCAACCACTACTTTGGATGGTATGGTGGTAAAATTGGTGATTTGGAAAACTGGGCGCAGGGACTGGAAAAGAATTTTGCACAGTATAAAGTGATTCTTACCGAATACGGAGCAGACGGAAATATGGATATTGGTGCTGAAGAAGTAAAACAACCGGCAGATGTGGTTTCCGGGAAATCATTTCCGGAAAATTATCAGACAGAGACCCATATTCAGCAATGGGCGATTATAGAAAAACATCCGCAGATTGCAGCTTCTTATGTTTGGAATATGTTTGAATTTGCGGTTCCGATGTGGAATCGTGGTGGTGTAAATGCCCGAAATCTGAAGGGGTTGATAACCTTTGACCGCAAACGTAAAAAGGATTCTTTCTATTGGTATAAAGCCAATTGGAACCCGGAACCGATGCTTTATCTGGCAAACAGAAGAGATAATATGCGTAAAAATCCGGTTACTAAAATTCAGGCATTTTCCAATTTAAAGGATGTGAAGATTATAGTTAATGGAAAAGAATATCCGGCTAAAAATGGAGTGAATGCGAAACACTGGGTGATTGAAAATGCTCAGCTTCAAAAAGGAGCAAATACCATTAAAGCTATTGGTAAATCCGGAGGAAAAGAACTAACCGATGAAATGACATGGACTTTGGAATAG
- a CDS encoding acyl-ACP desaturase yields MNTKELQEYHDRFDVIRSMDSFVSEAVDDKLMDPDDCWQPNDFLPDMEREDALDEIKKLRERAANIPNTVITSLVGNMITEEALPSYQTYFSLIFNEDKEVTSDKGWARWSRAWTAEENRHGDLLNKYLYLSGRCDMKKVEQTIHRLIYNGFDPDAEKDPYQSIIYTSFQERATKISHVNTGKLADKAGDNVLSKICKQIAGDEARHENAYKSFMTEIFKKDPNGAIAAFERMMRKQISMPAMLMDDQTSKSNIFIDFSAITQKIGVYTTWDYAAIIDHLVKYWKIETLTGLQDGFTKAQDYLCRLSDRYKKIAERMKVPEEINLHWLSKPKFSF; encoded by the coding sequence ATGAATACGAAAGAATTGCAGGAATACCATGATAGATTTGACGTGATCAGATCCATGGATAGTTTTGTTTCAGAGGCCGTTGATGATAAATTAATGGATCCGGATGATTGTTGGCAGCCTAATGACTTCTTACCAGATATGGAAAGGGAGGATGCTCTGGACGAAATTAAAAAATTACGTGAAAGAGCGGCTAACATTCCCAATACTGTAATCACCTCATTGGTAGGAAATATGATCACTGAAGAGGCATTACCTAGCTACCAGACTTATTTCAGTTTAATTTTCAATGAAGATAAAGAAGTAACTTCCGATAAAGGCTGGGCAAGATGGTCCAGAGCATGGACAGCTGAAGAAAATCGCCATGGTGATCTTCTAAATAAATATTTGTACCTGAGTGGACGTTGCGATATGAAAAAGGTAGAACAAACAATCCACCGCCTGATTTACAACGGATTCGATCCGGATGCAGAGAAAGATCCATATCAGTCTATTATCTATACTTCTTTCCAGGAAAGAGCTACAAAAATATCTCACGTAAATACTGGAAAACTGGCTGATAAAGCTGGAGATAATGTTCTTTCTAAAATCTGTAAGCAGATTGCAGGTGATGAAGCCAGACATGAAAATGCTTATAAGTCTTTTATGACTGAAATTTTCAAAAAAGACCCTAATGGTGCTATTGCTGCTTTTGAAAGAATGATGCGTAAGCAAATCTCTATGCCGGCTATGCTAATGGATGATCAGACATCAAAGAGCAATATATTTATCGATTTCTCAGCTATTACTCAGAAAATTGGTGTGTATACTACCTGGGATTATGCGGCTATCATAGATCACCTTGTGAAATACTGGAAAATTGAAACTTTAACAGGTTTACAGGATGGATTTACTAAGGCTCAGGATTATCTCTGCCGTTTATCTGATCGTTATAAAAAGATCGCGGAAAGAATGAAAGTTCCGGAGGAAATAAACTTACATTGGTTAAGTAAGCCTAAATTCTCATTCTAA
- a CDS encoding glutathione peroxidase, whose amino-acid sequence MKKFLLFALSVAGVLFITAQSKTIYSYKVEGLTGDEIDFSKFKGKKILVVNTASKCGFTPQYADLEKIYQDYKDKLVIVGFPANNFGQQEPGTNEDIHSFCEANYGVSFPMAAKVSVKGEDIAPIFKFLTEKKLNGVKDTDIAWNFTKFLLDDKGKLINSFPSKVKPTDEAIVKYLK is encoded by the coding sequence ATGAAAAAGTTCTTATTATTTGCATTGTCAGTAGCAGGGGTTCTGTTTATTACAGCACAAAGCAAGACAATCTATAGCTATAAAGTGGAGGGACTTACAGGTGACGAAATCGATTTCTCTAAATTTAAAGGGAAAAAGATTCTTGTTGTAAACACTGCTTCTAAATGTGGTTTCACACCTCAATACGCAGACCTGGAAAAGATTTATCAGGATTATAAAGACAAACTGGTTATTGTTGGTTTTCCGGCAAATAATTTTGGACAACAGGAACCAGGAACCAACGAAGATATCCATAGCTTCTGTGAGGCTAATTATGGTGTTTCTTTCCCAATGGCAGCTAAAGTTTCTGTAAAAGGAGAAGATATTGCACCAATATTTAAATTCCTTACAGAAAAGAAATTGAATGGAGTGAAAGATACTGACATTGCATGGAATTTTACGAAGTTTTTACTGGATGATAAAGGGAAATTAATCAACTCATTCCCGAGCAAAGTAAAACCTACAGATGAAGCTATTGTAAAATATTTGAAATAA
- the kdsB gene encoding 3-deoxy-manno-octulosonate cytidylyltransferase, with protein sequence MKVIAVIPARYNSTRFPGKLMEILEDKTVISTTYKNVEETGLFDDVFVATDSEIIFEEVTKNGGKAVMTGEHETGSDRIAEAVQDINCDIVINVQGDEPFLKKEPLGQLIKVFENDPNAEISLASLKIKLHHFEEVQNPNNVKVITDNNGFALYFSRSVIPYPREESFHAEYFKHIGVYAFRKQALLNFARLQQKPLEIAEKIECIRYLEYGMKIKLLETDFIGVGIDTPDDLKKAKEIIAGKS encoded by the coding sequence ATGAAAGTAATCGCAGTTATTCCTGCACGTTATAATTCTACCAGATTTCCGGGAAAATTAATGGAAATTCTGGAGGATAAAACTGTAATTTCTACAACCTACAAAAATGTTGAAGAAACAGGTTTGTTTGATGATGTTTTTGTAGCTACAGATTCAGAGATTATCTTCGAAGAGGTGACTAAGAACGGAGGTAAGGCAGTAATGACAGGTGAGCATGAAACCGGAAGTGACAGGATAGCGGAAGCAGTTCAGGATATCAATTGCGATATTGTGATTAACGTTCAGGGGGATGAACCTTTTCTGAAAAAAGAACCTCTTGGCCAACTGATAAAAGTATTCGAAAACGATCCTAATGCAGAAATTTCATTGGCTTCGCTGAAAATAAAACTTCATCATTTTGAAGAAGTACAGAATCCTAATAATGTAAAAGTAATTACCGATAATAATGGTTTTGCTCTTTATTTTAGCCGTTCTGTAATTCCTTATCCAAGAGAAGAATCTTTTCATGCAGAATATTTTAAGCATATTGGCGTTTATGCTTTTAGAAAACAGGCATTGCTTAACTTTGCCAGACTTCAGCAAAAGCCTTTGGAAATAGCTGAGAAAATTGAATGTATCAGATATCTGGAATACGGAATGAAGATAAAACTTCTCGAAACCGATTTTATTGGCGTAGGTATCGATACTCCGGATGATCTGAAAAAGGCTAAGGAGATTATAGCCGGTAAAAGCTAA
- a CDS encoding pyridoxal phosphate-dependent aminotransferase, which translates to MKVSKLAANLIGSEIVKIGNEVNDMKAKGAEIANLTIGDLNSNIYPIPAGLKDEIQKAYQNNLTNYPPANGLLGLRTAVSKDLKSRWGLDYTAGDILITAGSRPLIYAVYKTIVDEGDKVIYPTPSWNNNHYAYLTSANAVEVKTTKENNFLPTADDLRPHLSGAVLLALCSPLNPTGTMFTKDQLSEICEMVLEENKKRGADEKPLYLMYDQIYSNLTFEAEHFNPVSLFPEMKEYTIYIDGISKCLAATGVRVGWGFGPSLIMGKMAALLTHVGAWAPKPEQEATAKFYENQENVDHFVTDFKDKLQASLKVLHEGIQEIKNKGLAVESIQPMGALYLTIKLDFIGKTKPDGTKIENSSDLVFYLIQEGGVALVPFSAFGCEATEPWFRASVGGLSLDEIKNMLPKLEQALAKLV; encoded by the coding sequence ATGAAAGTATCTAAACTAGCCGCAAATCTTATAGGCTCAGAAATTGTAAAAATAGGAAACGAAGTTAACGATATGAAGGCTAAAGGAGCCGAAATCGCTAACCTTACTATTGGAGATTTAAACTCCAATATTTATCCAATCCCAGCGGGATTAAAAGACGAAATTCAGAAAGCTTATCAGAACAATCTTACCAATTATCCACCTGCAAACGGATTATTAGGTCTAAGAACGGCAGTTTCAAAAGATCTTAAATCAAGATGGGGATTAGATTACACAGCAGGTGATATTTTAATTACTGCAGGATCACGTCCTCTGATTTATGCAGTTTATAAAACCATTGTAGACGAAGGTGATAAAGTAATTTATCCTACACCATCTTGGAATAACAATCATTATGCATACCTTACTTCAGCTAATGCAGTGGAAGTAAAAACGACTAAGGAAAACAATTTCCTGCCAACAGCAGATGATTTAAGACCACACTTATCCGGTGCAGTTTTATTAGCTTTATGTTCTCCGCTTAATCCTACAGGGACAATGTTTACCAAAGACCAGCTTTCCGAAATCTGTGAAATGGTATTGGAGGAAAACAAAAAACGTGGTGCAGACGAGAAGCCTTTATATCTGATGTATGATCAGATTTATTCTAATCTTACTTTTGAAGCAGAACATTTTAATCCGGTTTCTTTATTCCCGGAAATGAAAGAATATACAATCTATATTGATGGTATTTCCAAATGTCTTGCTGCTACAGGGGTACGTGTAGGATGGGGATTCGGACCAAGCCTTATTATGGGTAAAATGGCAGCCTTGTTAACCCACGTAGGAGCATGGGCACCAAAGCCAGAGCAGGAAGCGACCGCTAAGTTTTATGAAAATCAGGAAAATGTAGATCATTTTGTTACGGATTTCAAAGATAAATTACAGGCAAGCTTAAAAGTTCTACACGAAGGAATTCAGGAGATTAAAAATAAAGGATTGGCAGTAGAGAGTATTCAGCCTATGGGTGCTTTATATCTTACAATTAAACTTGACTTTATTGGTAAAACAAAACCAGACGGAACAAAAATAGAAAACTCTTCAGATTTGGTATTCTATTTAATTCAGGAAGGTGGCGTTGCATTAGTGCCATTCTCTGCTTTCGGTTGTGAAGCAACTGAGCCATGGTTCCGTGCATCAGTAGGAGGTCTTTCTCTTGATGAAATCAAAAACATGCTCCCAAAACTGGAACAAGCTTTGGCTAAATTAGTATAA
- a CDS encoding phospho-sugar mutase, giving the protein MTSLDKAKLWLGEGFDDETKKEVQALIDNNPAELDDAFYKNLEFGTGGMRGIMGVGTNRLNKYTLGQATQGLANYLHQQFPSEPIKVAIAYDVRHNSPEFGKLVTDVLTANGIKVLLFKEHRPTPELSFTVRDKKCNAGIVLTASHNPPEYNGYKVYWNDGAQVVPPHDNGIISEVEKTQFNEIKFNGNDDLIEWVGADQDDVYIDTCIENSLYQNVGRDLLNIVFTSIHGTTYTTVPKALAKAGFTRVDLVTEQMIPSGNFPTVESPNPEEPAALSMAMDLAKVTNADIVIGTDPDGDRLGIAVRNLEGEMQLLNGNQTNTFLTYYILDQWKKQGRITGKEFIGSTIVTSDIFYDIAKKFGVDCKVGLTGFKWIGKMIREAEGQEKFVCGGEESFGFMTGDFVRDKDSCGSILLACEIAAWCKANGKTVYEYLIDIYKDLGMYYEGLVNITKKGKDGAEQIKQMMTDFRQSPPKTLAGSAVTEVKDFQEQTKLVISTNEKSVMNDIPKSNVLIYYTEDGTKVCIRPSGTEPKIKFYVSVKAQISSEQDFKDKLVSLEAKIQQVKTDLNL; this is encoded by the coding sequence ATGACGTCATTAGATAAAGCAAAATTGTGGCTAGGAGAAGGTTTCGACGATGAAACAAAAAAAGAAGTTCAGGCATTAATAGATAATAATCCGGCAGAGCTGGATGATGCTTTTTATAAGAATCTGGAATTCGGAACAGGAGGTATGCGTGGAATCATGGGCGTGGGAACCAACCGTCTGAATAAATATACATTAGGGCAGGCAACACAGGGATTAGCAAACTACCTTCATCAACAATTTCCGAGTGAACCAATTAAAGTTGCTATCGCTTACGACGTTCGTCACAATTCTCCGGAATTCGGAAAATTAGTTACTGATGTTTTAACGGCAAATGGTATTAAAGTTTTACTATTTAAAGAACACAGACCAACTCCGGAATTGTCTTTTACAGTAAGAGATAAGAAATGTAATGCTGGTATTGTTTTAACAGCATCACACAATCCGCCGGAATATAATGGCTATAAAGTATACTGGAATGACGGAGCACAGGTAGTTCCGCCACATGATAACGGAATTATTTCCGAAGTAGAAAAAACTCAGTTTAATGAGATTAAATTCAACGGAAACGATGATCTTATCGAGTGGGTAGGAGCAGATCAGGATGATGTATACATCGATACTTGCATTGAAAATTCGTTATATCAGAATGTTGGTAGAGATTTGTTGAATATTGTATTTACTTCTATTCACGGAACAACTTATACAACTGTTCCTAAAGCTCTTGCAAAAGCAGGTTTTACGAGAGTAGACCTGGTTACGGAACAAATGATTCCAAGCGGAAACTTCCCAACGGTAGAATCTCCAAATCCTGAAGAACCAGCTGCACTTTCTATGGCAATGGATCTGGCTAAAGTTACCAATGCCGATATTGTAATCGGAACCGATCCGGATGGTGACAGATTAGGAATTGCTGTAAGAAATCTGGAAGGAGAAATGCAGTTACTAAACGGAAATCAGACCAATACATTCCTTACTTATTATATTTTAGATCAGTGGAAAAAACAAGGCAGAATTACCGGAAAAGAATTTATAGGATCTACCATCGTAACTTCTGATATTTTCTATGATATTGCGAAGAAATTCGGAGTTGACTGCAAGGTTGGATTAACCGGATTCAAATGGATTGGTAAAATGATCCGTGAAGCAGAAGGACAGGAGAAATTTGTTTGCGGTGGTGAAGAGAGCTTTGGATTTATGACCGGAGATTTTGTTCGAGATAAAGACTCTTGTGGAAGTATTCTTTTAGCTTGCGAAATTGCTGCATGGTGCAAGGCGAATGGTAAAACAGTTTATGAGTACCTTATCGATATCTACAAAGATCTTGGAATGTATTACGAAGGATTAGTAAACATTACCAAAAAAGGTAAAGATGGTGCAGAGCAGATTAAGCAGATGATGACGGATTTTCGTCAGTCTCCACCAAAAACTTTAGCAGGATCCGCTGTAACCGAAGTAAAAGATTTCCAGGAGCAGACAAAACTTGTAATCTCTACGAATGAGAAATCTGTAATGAATGATATTCCGAAATCCAACGTGTTAATCTATTATACAGAAGATGGAACTAAAGTTTGTATTCGTCCTTCCGGAACAGAGCCAAAGATTAAATTCTACGTTTCTGTGAAAGCACAAATCTCTTCGGAACAGGACTTTAAAGATAAATTAGTTTCTCTGGAAGCTAAAATTCAGCAGGTTAAAACAGACCTGAATTTATAA
- a CDS encoding GIN domain-containing protein — protein sequence MKNLFYVFLVVSLASCSKVKPKGEIATKDITVQDFNKLDINGKFKVFYVQNSKNMVSVETYPNVFDNLKIEVKDKTLYISEKSKTEGVDMYNITLYSKNNLESIAMADSTDITISSQMSVPAFKLKIKDNAKFMGSVLANKADITMTNKAKANLLGRTLDANIAISDTASIISPYWYINNLNITSKNGNYSEFSVDDELNGSIGNTSELVYYGNPQKKIKVQDKAKLEQKQKP from the coding sequence ATGAAAAACTTATTTTATGTATTTCTTGTTGTAAGTCTGGCTTCTTGTTCAAAGGTGAAACCTAAGGGCGAAATTGCAACTAAAGATATAACGGTCCAGGATTTTAATAAACTGGATATTAACGGAAAATTTAAAGTTTTCTATGTACAAAATTCTAAGAATATGGTTTCTGTAGAAACCTATCCGAATGTTTTTGATAATCTGAAGATTGAAGTAAAAGACAAAACACTTTATATTTCGGAAAAGAGCAAAACTGAAGGAGTGGATATGTATAATATTACTTTGTATTCCAAAAATAATCTGGAAAGTATTGCTATGGCTGATTCTACAGATATCACCATTTCCAGTCAGATGTCGGTACCGGCATTTAAACTGAAAATTAAAGATAATGCTAAATTCATGGGTTCTGTTTTGGCTAATAAAGCAGATATAACGATGACTAATAAAGCAAAAGCAAATCTGTTGGGGAGAACTCTTGATGCAAATATTGCTATTAGTGACACAGCCAGCATTATCTCTCCTTATTGGTATATCAATAATCTGAATATAACTTCTAAAAATGGAAATTATTCAGAATTTTCGGTGGATGATGAGCTGAATGGCAGTATAGGAAATACCTCAGAATTGGTATACTATGGCAATCCTCAGAAAAAAATAAAAGTACAGGACAAAGCTAAATTAGAACAAAAACAAAAACCTTAA
- a CDS encoding glycosyltransferase family 2 protein, giving the protein MDLSIIIPLLNEEQSLEELFSRIDNVCKENDFSYEVWFVDDGSTDNSWGVIQLLSASNPQVHAIRFTRNYGKSQALHAAFEKAKGEVVITMDADLQDFPEEIPGLVSKLREGNYDIVSGWKKKRFDNVMTKNIPSKLFNASARKVSGVFLHDFNCGLKAYKKQVVKTVDVYGDMHRYIPVLAAHAGFKNITEKEVKHQARPYGTSKFGANRFIRGFLDLITLWFVSRFGGRPMHFFGAAGTVMFIIGFLSALWLGVSKLIDVARGMYGHLIADNPWFYIALTMMVLGTQLFIAGFLGEMLIRTNRERKNYHIEEII; this is encoded by the coding sequence ATGGACCTTTCTATTATTATCCCGCTTCTTAATGAAGAACAATCTCTCGAAGAGCTTTTTTCCAGAATAGACAATGTATGCAAAGAGAACGATTTCTCTTATGAAGTATGGTTTGTGGATGATGGTTCTACTGACAATTCATGGGGCGTTATACAATTGCTTTCTGCATCCAATCCGCAGGTTCATGCCATAAGGTTTACCCGCAATTATGGTAAATCTCAGGCTTTGCATGCTGCTTTTGAAAAAGCTAAAGGTGAAGTTGTAATTACTATGGATGCTGACCTTCAGGATTTTCCGGAAGAGATTCCAGGATTAGTGTCAAAGCTGAGAGAAGGGAATTACGATATTGTAAGTGGCTGGAAAAAGAAGCGTTTTGATAATGTAATGACCAAGAATATTCCTTCCAAACTATTCAATGCTTCGGCAAGAAAAGTTTCAGGTGTTTTCTTACACGATTTCAACTGCGGATTGAAGGCTTACAAAAAACAAGTCGTTAAAACTGTAGATGTATATGGTGATATGCACCGTTATATCCCGGTATTGGCAGCTCATGCAGGTTTTAAAAATATAACAGAAAAAGAAGTAAAGCACCAGGCTCGTCCTTATGGTACTTCTAAATTTGGTGCCAACCGTTTTATCAGAGGATTCTTAGATCTAATCACTTTGTGGTTTGTAAGCCGTTTTGGCGGTCGCCCAATGCATTTCTTTGGTGCAGCAGGTACTGTAATGTTTATTATTGGTTTTCTTTCAGCTTTATGGTTGGGAGTTTCCAAACTAATAGATGTTGCAAGAGGAATGTATGGTCACCTGATTGCAGATAACCCTTGGTTTTATATTGCTTTAACTATGATGGTGCTTGGAACTCAGTTGTTTATTGCCGGATTCCTTGGCGAAATGTTAATAAGAACAAATCGTGAGCGTAAAAATTATCACATAGAAGAGATAATTTAA
- a CDS encoding DUF4199 domain-containing protein, which produces MTKNPVAIGLVLFGITMLAFFVVYYFFANADYYSTSMKVNAFGMPFLYAVGGFLSVYWYRGAGKITYPQAFKQAFVTLFIGGFLSVMSIFAFLNYVDTDARDLLNHQYIQTELTNLDEAYAKQKSEAVHLKDQSKLGELDKNYKDAKLAREAAIKENRNYFSFTFLSAVFGGFMLFYLLLSIVIAAFLKNKKRYE; this is translated from the coding sequence ATGACGAAAAATCCTGTAGCTATCGGGTTAGTGTTGTTCGGAATTACCATGTTGGCGTTCTTTGTAGTGTACTACTTTTTTGCAAATGCTGATTATTATAGTACCTCAATGAAGGTGAATGCATTTGGGATGCCATTTTTATATGCAGTCGGAGGTTTCCTTTCTGTATATTGGTATAGAGGAGCTGGGAAAATAACTTATCCACAGGCTTTTAAGCAAGCTTTTGTAACATTATTTATAGGAGGTTTTCTTTCTGTAATGTCCATTTTTGCTTTCCTTAATTATGTTGATACTGATGCCAGAGACTTACTGAATCATCAGTATATTCAGACGGAATTAACTAATCTGGATGAAGCTTATGCTAAGCAAAAATCTGAAGCTGTACATCTTAAAGATCAGAGCAAATTGGGTGAACTAGACAAAAATTATAAAGATGCAAAGCTTGCAAGAGAAGCTGCAATAAAGGAAAATAGAAATTATTTTTCATTTACTTTTCTTTCTGCTGTTTTTGGAGGCTTTATGTTATTTTATCTACTTTTGTCAATCGTAATAGCAGCGTTTTTAAAGAACAAAAAGCGCTACGAATAA